A single genomic interval of Bacillus spongiae harbors:
- the carB gene encoding carbamoyl-phosphate synthase large subunit, with translation MPKRTDIQSILVIGSGPIIIGQAAEFDYAGTQACMALKEEGYRVILVNSNPATIMTDAEIADKVYIEPLTLEFVSKIIRKERPDAILPTLGGQTGLNMAVELAEAGVLEECSVEILGTKLDAIQQAEDRDLFRSLMNELGEPVPESEIIHNLDEAYSFVEEIGYPVIVRPAFTLGGTGGGICHNETELIEIVTSGLKYSPVTQCLLEKSIAGYKEIEYEVMRDADDHAIVVCNMENIDPVGIHTGDSIVVAPSQTLSDREYQMLRNTSLKIIRELGIEGGCNVQLALDPDSFQYYIIEVNPRVSRSSALASKATGYPIAKLAAKIAVGLTLDEMENPVTGKTYACFEPSLDYVVTKIPRWPFDKFEAAKRNLGTQMKATGEVMAIGRTFEESLLKAIRSLESNVYHIELEDGHQFEDKLIEKRIRKAGDERLFYIGEALRRGRTIEEIHEWSKIDVFFLNKMRRIIEFESILAENTFSYELTNEAKRLGFSDITIAKLWGVREKEVYDWRREKDIIPVYKMVDTCAAEFESETPYFYGTYEQENESIVTEKESVVVLGSGPIRIGQGIEFDYATVHSVWAIKEAGYEAIIVNNNPETVSTDFSISDKLYFEPLTIEDVMHIIDLEKPKGVVVQFGGQTAINLADELVKRGVKILGTSLEDLDRAENRDKFEQTLSQLNIPQPAGKTAFSVEEAVAIARDISYPVLVRPSYVLGGRAMEIVYQEDDLLKYMTNAVKVNPEHPVLIDRYLLGKEIEVDAISDGETVIIPGIMEHIERAGVHSGDSIAVYPPQKLTEEQKETIVHYTTKIAKGLNIIGLLNIQYVISKGEVFVLEVNPRSSRTVPFLSKITGVPMANIATKALLGHNLVSMGYSPGLVPEKSGVYVKVPVFSFAKLRRVDITLGPEMKSTGEVMGKDFTLEKALYKGMVAAGMEIKTHGSVLLTVADKDKKEAIGIAQRFINIGYQILATKGTASYLEQANIPVKEVDKIGSDGPTLLDVIQSGQTQLVINTLTKGKQPARDGFRIRRESVENGIPCLTSLDTAEAILQVVESITFSADPLTKMTNTQVNK, from the coding sequence ATGCCTAAACGTACAGATATTCAATCCATCCTTGTAATAGGGTCAGGTCCAATTATTATCGGACAAGCTGCAGAATTTGATTACGCAGGAACACAAGCATGCATGGCTTTAAAAGAAGAAGGGTATCGTGTCATACTTGTTAATTCAAATCCAGCGACAATCATGACAGATGCAGAAATTGCAGATAAAGTGTACATCGAGCCACTAACACTTGAGTTTGTAAGTAAAATAATTCGAAAAGAACGTCCTGATGCTATTTTGCCAACTTTAGGTGGGCAAACAGGGTTGAACATGGCTGTAGAACTTGCGGAAGCGGGAGTTCTAGAGGAGTGTTCTGTAGAAATATTAGGAACGAAGCTTGATGCGATTCAGCAAGCAGAAGATCGAGATTTATTCCGCAGCTTAATGAATGAATTGGGTGAGCCGGTTCCAGAGAGTGAAATTATTCATAATCTTGATGAAGCGTATAGCTTTGTGGAAGAGATTGGGTATCCAGTGATTGTTCGTCCCGCCTTTACATTAGGAGGAACGGGTGGTGGAATCTGTCATAATGAAACGGAATTAATTGAGATTGTTACATCTGGTTTAAAGTATAGTCCTGTTACACAATGCTTATTAGAAAAAAGTATTGCGGGCTATAAAGAGATTGAATATGAGGTAATGAGAGATGCGGATGATCATGCCATTGTCGTTTGTAACATGGAGAATATTGATCCTGTAGGTATTCATACAGGTGACTCCATTGTAGTAGCACCCTCTCAAACGTTAAGTGACCGCGAATATCAGATGCTACGTAACACTTCATTAAAGATTATTAGAGAGTTAGGGATCGAGGGAGGATGTAATGTCCAATTGGCACTTGATCCAGATAGCTTCCAATACTATATCATTGAAGTTAATCCGCGCGTAAGTCGGTCTTCCGCTTTAGCCTCTAAAGCAACGGGATATCCAATTGCAAAGCTAGCGGCTAAAATTGCGGTAGGATTGACTTTAGATGAAATGGAAAACCCGGTGACTGGGAAAACCTACGCATGTTTTGAACCATCATTAGATTATGTAGTAACCAAAATACCACGTTGGCCTTTTGATAAGTTTGAAGCGGCAAAACGGAACCTTGGTACACAAATGAAAGCAACTGGTGAAGTGATGGCAATCGGACGAACATTTGAGGAGTCACTTCTAAAAGCGATTCGTTCACTTGAGAGCAATGTTTATCATATTGAACTTGAAGATGGTCATCAATTTGAAGATAAATTAATTGAGAAAAGAATACGAAAAGCTGGTGATGAGCGCCTATTCTATATTGGAGAAGCGTTACGAAGAGGAAGGACAATCGAAGAAATTCACGAATGGAGTAAGATTGATGTATTTTTCTTAAATAAAATGAGAAGAATAATAGAATTTGAGAGCATTCTTGCTGAGAATACATTCTCTTACGAACTAACGAATGAAGCAAAACGGTTAGGATTTTCTGATATAACCATAGCCAAACTTTGGGGTGTTCGTGAAAAGGAAGTCTATGATTGGAGACGAGAGAAGGACATTATCCCTGTGTATAAAATGGTTGATACATGTGCAGCTGAATTCGAATCTGAAACGCCATATTTTTACGGTACTTACGAGCAGGAGAATGAGTCGATTGTAACGGAAAAGGAAAGTGTGGTTGTATTAGGGTCAGGGCCGATTCGAATTGGGCAAGGAATCGAGTTTGATTATGCGACAGTCCATTCTGTCTGGGCAATTAAAGAAGCGGGCTATGAAGCCATTATTGTGAATAACAATCCAGAAACCGTTTCAACTGATTTTAGTATTTCTGATAAGCTCTATTTTGAGCCATTGACGATTGAAGATGTCATGCATATTATTGATCTGGAGAAGCCAAAGGGCGTCGTTGTTCAATTTGGTGGACAAACAGCTATTAATTTAGCTGACGAGTTAGTCAAACGAGGAGTCAAGATTTTAGGAACATCTTTAGAGGATCTTGATCGCGCTGAAAATCGTGATAAGTTTGAACAAACACTTTCACAATTAAACATTCCTCAGCCGGCTGGTAAAACGGCATTCTCGGTTGAAGAAGCTGTTGCGATTGCTCGTGATATTAGTTATCCAGTGCTTGTAAGACCTTCTTATGTGCTTGGTGGTAGAGCGATGGAAATCGTTTATCAAGAAGATGATTTATTGAAATATATGACAAATGCGGTAAAAGTAAATCCAGAGCATCCTGTATTAATTGACCGATATTTATTAGGAAAAGAAATTGAGGTTGATGCCATCTCTGATGGTGAAACTGTAATTATACCAGGAATAATGGAGCATATAGAGCGAGCGGGTGTTCATTCAGGTGATTCGATCGCAGTGTACCCACCGCAAAAGTTAACAGAAGAACAAAAAGAAACGATTGTTCATTATACGACAAAAATAGCAAAGGGTCTAAATATTATTGGCCTGCTAAATATTCAATATGTCATTTCAAAAGGAGAAGTATTTGTCCTTGAAGTAAATCCAAGATCTTCGAGAACGGTTCCTTTCTTAAGTAAAATTACGGGTGTGCCAATGGCGAATATTGCGACAAAAGCTCTGCTTGGTCATAACTTAGTTTCCATGGGCTATTCCCCGGGACTTGTACCGGAAAAGTCAGGGGTTTATGTTAAGGTACCAGTGTTTTCCTTTGCTAAATTAAGAAGAGTAGATATAACTTTAGGCCCTGAAATGAAATCAACCGGTGAAGTTATGGGGAAAGATTTCACATTAGAAAAAGCTTTATATAAAGGTATGGTTGCGGCTGGAATGGAAATTAAGACACATGGTTCTGTTCTACTTACCGTAGCCGATAAGGATAAAAAAGAGGCTATAGGCATAGCACAACGCTTCATAAATATTGGATATCAAATCTTAGCAACGAAAGGGACGGCAAGCTACTTAGAGCAAGCAAACATCCCTGTAAAAGAGGTTGATAAAATTGGTTCAGATGGACCGACGTTGTTAGATGTGATTCAAAGTGGTCAAACACAGCTTGTTATCAATACGTTAACGAAAGGAAAGCAACCAGCACGAGATGGGTTCCGCATTCGAAGAGAGTCGGTTGAAAATGGTATTCCATGCTTAACATCATTAGATACAGCAGAGGCTATCCTCCAAGTAGTGGAATCGATAACGTTTTCAGCAGACCCATTAACAAAGATGACAAACACTCAGGTGAACAAATAA
- a CDS encoding dihydroorotate dehydrogenase electron transfer subunit translates to MMRKERMKIKYHQEIAYNIYELVLEGELVGEMKEPGQFVHLKVGETDPLLRRPISIAAIDRMKKQCTLIYRKEGKGTTLLSSLKQDEYIDVLGPLGNGFPIDGNGEGKTALLVGGGIGVPPLYELSKQLVKKGFNVIHVLGFQNQDVAFYIKEFSLLGSTYIATVDGDLGVKGFVTDCIKEHNLEFDMFYACGPTVMLKALEAEYGDRKGYISLEERMGCGVGACFACVCHTAEDPNGTSYKKVCSDGPVFSVGEVVL, encoded by the coding sequence ATGATGAGAAAAGAGCGTATGAAGATAAAGTATCATCAAGAAATTGCCTATAATATTTATGAATTGGTTCTTGAAGGAGAACTCGTTGGAGAGATGAAAGAACCAGGGCAATTTGTCCATTTAAAAGTTGGTGAAACCGATCCATTGCTACGCAGACCAATCAGCATTGCTGCAATTGATCGAATGAAAAAGCAGTGTACGCTTATTTATCGTAAAGAAGGGAAAGGTACGACGCTTCTCTCTTCTTTAAAACAGGATGAATATATAGATGTATTAGGGCCATTAGGGAATGGATTTCCTATCGATGGAAACGGAGAAGGGAAGACAGCTTTATTAGTAGGGGGCGGGATTGGCGTTCCCCCCTTATATGAACTGTCTAAGCAACTCGTTAAGAAAGGGTTTAATGTTATCCATGTGTTAGGCTTTCAAAATCAGGATGTTGCTTTCTATATAAAGGAATTTTCATTACTTGGGTCAACATATATTGCTACAGTCGATGGGGACCTTGGAGTAAAAGGATTTGTAACAGATTGCATTAAGGAGCATAACCTTGAGTTTGATATGTTTTATGCTTGTGGCCCGACAGTCATGTTAAAAGCACTTGAAGCAGAATATGGTGACAGAAAAGGCTATATTTCATTGGAAGAAAGAATGGGGTGTGGAGTCGGCGCCTGCTTCGCCTGTGTTTGTCATACTGCTGAAGACCCAAATGGAACTAGTTATAAAAAAGTATGTAGTGATGGACCAGTATTTTCGGTCGGGGAGGTCGTACTGTGA
- a CDS encoding dihydroorotate dehydrogenase yields the protein MSVQVELPGLSLKNPIMPASGCFGFGREYSQFYDLNVLGAIMIKATTLEARFGNPTPRVAETPSGMLNAIGLQNPGLEKVITEELDWLKQFNVPIIANVAGTTTEDYVKVAEEISKASNVHALELNISCPNVKKGGITFGTIPEVAQQLTKAVKEVSSVPVYVKLSPNVSDIVEMAKAVEAGGADGLTMINTLIGMRLDPHTGKPIIANGTGGLSGPAIKPVAIRMIYEVSQHISIPIIGMGGIENAQDVIDFISAGASAVAVGTANFVDPFVCPNIIEELPSLISSLGADHILDLRGRSWNREARTHHST from the coding sequence GTGAGTGTACAAGTCGAATTACCAGGATTATCATTAAAAAACCCAATTATGCCGGCATCAGGATGCTTCGGATTTGGTCGCGAGTATAGTCAGTTTTATGACTTAAATGTGCTAGGGGCAATCATGATTAAGGCAACGACCTTAGAAGCACGGTTCGGGAACCCTACACCAAGAGTAGCAGAAACCCCTTCAGGCATGCTGAATGCCATAGGCCTTCAAAATCCTGGATTAGAAAAAGTCATCACGGAGGAACTGGATTGGTTAAAGCAATTTAATGTTCCGATTATAGCGAATGTAGCTGGTACTACTACTGAGGATTACGTAAAAGTGGCCGAAGAGATATCAAAAGCTTCTAATGTTCATGCGTTGGAGCTTAACATTTCTTGCCCAAATGTTAAAAAGGGCGGCATTACGTTTGGGACGATTCCTGAAGTTGCGCAACAACTTACAAAAGCAGTGAAAGAAGTATCATCGGTCCCTGTTTATGTAAAATTATCTCCCAATGTATCTGACATCGTAGAAATGGCGAAAGCTGTAGAGGCCGGTGGGGCAGATGGTTTAACGATGATTAACACACTTATCGGCATGAGGTTAGACCCTCATACAGGGAAACCGATTATTGCAAATGGTACAGGTGGTCTTTCTGGACCTGCGATTAAACCGGTAGCTATTCGTATGATATACGAAGTAAGTCAACATATCTCAATTCCGATCATTGGCATGGGTGGAATAGAAAATGCTCAAGATGTTATTGACTTTATATCAGCTGGAGCGAGTGCAGTAGCGGTAGGAACAGCAAACTTTGTTGATCCTTTCGTCTGTCCGAATATTATCGAAGAATTACCATCACTCATTTCATCACTTGGTGCAGACCATATTCTAGATCTGAGAGGGAGGAGTTGGAACCGTGAAGCGAGAACTCATCACAGCACTTGA
- the pyrF gene encoding orotidine-5'-phosphate decarboxylase translates to MKRELITALDFPTWKETEAFLHQFDRPLFVKVGMELYLQNGPFIIEELKKKEHRIFLDLKLHDIPNTVKRAMRGLASLGIDLINVHAAGGKHMMEAALEGLTEGVIKGYDRPKLIAVTQLTSTSEEQMKREQNIVSSLEESVLHYALLAKSAGLDGVVCSSQEVPSIQQKCGEDFLTVTPGIRLASDDAHDQARIVTPKKAKQLGASSIVVGRSITQANNPVEAYEKILTEWESVS, encoded by the coding sequence GTGAAGCGAGAACTCATCACAGCACTTGATTTTCCAACTTGGAAAGAAACAGAAGCGTTTCTTCATCAGTTTGACCGACCGCTGTTTGTGAAAGTTGGAATGGAATTATATTTGCAAAACGGCCCTTTCATTATTGAAGAACTAAAAAAGAAAGAACATCGTATTTTCTTAGATTTAAAGCTTCATGATATTCCGAATACAGTAAAGAGAGCGATGCGTGGTTTAGCTTCATTAGGAATCGATCTCATTAATGTTCATGCAGCTGGTGGAAAACATATGATGGAAGCCGCATTAGAAGGGCTTACTGAAGGGGTTATAAAAGGTTATGATCGCCCTAAGCTTATCGCTGTTACTCAGTTAACATCCACCTCTGAAGAACAAATGAAACGAGAACAAAATATTGTGAGTAGTCTAGAGGAATCTGTGTTACATTATGCACTTTTGGCAAAAAGTGCTGGATTAGATGGTGTCGTTTGTTCAAGTCAGGAAGTCCCAAGTATTCAACAAAAGTGTGGAGAAGACTTTCTTACAGTCACACCGGGAATACGGCTTGCAAGTGATGATGCCCATGATCAAGCACGTATTGTCACACCTAAAAAAGCAAAGCAATTAGGAGCATCTTCTATTGTTGTTGGAAGAAGCATCACTCAAGCAAATAATCCGGTTGAAGCCTATGAAAAAATCTTAACAGAGTGGGAGAGTGTGTCGTAA
- the pyrE gene encoding orotate phosphoribosyltransferase, translating to MRKEIAEKLLEIEAVFLQPNDPFTWSSGIQSPVYCDNRLTLAYPQLRKQIATGLADLVSTHFPEAEVVAGTATAGIPHAAWVSDVLDLPMSYVRSKAKKHGKGNQIEGAIQEGQKVVVIEDLISTGGSSINAVKALEEAGCEVLGVVSIFTYELAKSAQAFEAEGIEVYSLSDFHTLLEVAVEKKIIDDKEFHSLQQWCRNPLDWKTP from the coding sequence ATGAGAAAAGAAATCGCTGAAAAACTATTAGAGATTGAGGCTGTCTTCTTACAACCAAATGACCCCTTTACTTGGTCTTCTGGTATACAATCACCAGTTTATTGTGATAATCGGTTAACGTTAGCATATCCTCAGCTTCGTAAGCAGATTGCCACCGGGTTAGCAGATCTCGTTTCAACTCACTTTCCGGAAGCAGAGGTAGTAGCTGGAACAGCAACAGCCGGGATTCCTCATGCAGCATGGGTTAGTGATGTTTTAGACTTACCTATGAGTTATGTTCGTTCAAAGGCGAAGAAGCATGGGAAAGGGAACCAAATAGAAGGAGCCATTCAAGAGGGACAAAAAGTTGTTGTTATTGAAGATTTAATTTCAACAGGTGGAAGCTCCATAAATGCGGTCAAAGCACTTGAAGAAGCGGGATGTGAGGTGCTTGGAGTGGTCTCCATTTTCACTTATGAATTAGCGAAAAGTGCACAAGCATTTGAAGCAGAGGGCATAGAAGTTTATAGTTTGTCAGATTTCCATACGCTACTAGAAGTAGCTGTGGAGAAAAAAATAATCGACGATAAGGAATTTCATTCTCTTCAACAATGGTGCAGAAATCCTTTGGATTGGAAAACCCCTTGA
- a CDS encoding DUF2199 domain-containing protein, whose product MTKIKEYTCSCCGEYYDELPTSYGTVAPVYYEFLPPEERQERFKLSKDLCVMDNEHFFIRGCVEIPIIGTDEEFIWGVWVSLSEANYNKVKEDWDNPERLEPMVGWFSTALPCYPDTINLKARVHHREGGIRPYVELEPTDHPLAVEFRNGMTLERVQEIAEKLCVNNDSEE is encoded by the coding sequence ATGACAAAAATTAAAGAATACACTTGTAGTTGTTGTGGAGAGTACTACGATGAGCTTCCAACCAGCTATGGAACCGTCGCACCTGTCTATTACGAATTCCTCCCACCTGAAGAACGGCAAGAGCGGTTTAAACTTAGTAAAGACTTATGCGTGATGGACAATGAACATTTCTTTATTAGAGGATGTGTTGAAATTCCTATAATCGGCACTGATGAAGAGTTCATATGGGGGGTTTGGGTTTCGTTAAGCGAAGCTAATTATAATAAAGTAAAAGAGGATTGGGATAATCCAGAACGATTAGAGCCGATGGTTGGTTGGTTTTCTACTGCACTGCCTTGCTATCCTGATACGATAAACTTGAAGGCAAGGGTTCACCACAGAGAAGGTGGAATTAGACCTTATGTTGAACTTGAACCAACTGACCATCCTTTGGCAGTGGAATTTAGAAACGGAATGACACTTGAACGGGTACAAGAAATAGCTGAAAAACTTTGTGTGAATAATGATAGCGAAGAGTAA
- a CDS encoding Rqc2 family fibronectin-binding protein: MSFDGLFTKAMTAELSSKLTGGRINKIHQPYKNEMLLIVRAQGANHRLLLSAHPNYARVQITKEQYANPSEPPMFCMLLRKHLEGYTIESIHQPALERIIIIEVRGRNEIGDESVKQLIIEIMGRHSNIILVDKDRNIILDSIKHVSFAVNSYRSVLPGQPYKSPPQQEKLNPFASTEEDILKKIDFNSGKLDKQIVSTFAGISPLFAKEVLFQAGLPNRTTLPNAFFSLLQLVKSANYSPSITYGNKEHFYMIPLNHLEGETKAFTTLSDMLDRFFYQKAARDRVKQQAHDLERFLKNEREKNMSKIKKLEKTLHDAQQANDFQLRGELLTANLFAVSKGMTSVEVVNYYDNNGETLEIELNPLKSPSENAQRYFTKYQKAKNALEIVKEQINKAEEEIKYFDILIQQIESASPKDVEEMREELVEEGYLRFKSEAKKKKKVNGKPQLEEFLSTDGDLIYVGKNNKQNDYLTNRFANKNDIWLHTKDIPGSHVVIKNPAPSDVTIQEAAVLAAYNSKGRESSSVPVDYTQIRYVKKPNGAKPGFVIYDHQQTVYVTPNIDQVRKLKK; the protein is encoded by the coding sequence ATGTCTTTCGACGGTTTATTTACAAAAGCAATGACAGCAGAACTTTCTTCTAAACTAACAGGAGGAAGAATTAATAAGATTCATCAGCCATATAAAAACGAAATGCTATTAATTGTTCGTGCACAAGGGGCTAATCATCGCCTGCTTTTATCAGCCCACCCTAACTACGCGAGAGTCCAAATAACGAAGGAACAGTACGCAAATCCTAGTGAACCACCAATGTTTTGTATGCTGTTACGCAAACACCTTGAGGGTTACACGATTGAAAGCATTCACCAACCTGCACTAGAAAGAATCATAATTATCGAAGTTAGAGGAAGGAACGAGATTGGGGATGAATCCGTAAAACAGCTTATTATTGAAATTATGGGGCGACATAGTAATATCATCCTAGTCGATAAAGACCGCAATATTATTTTAGATAGCATTAAGCATGTTTCATTTGCGGTAAATTCATATCGTAGTGTTCTCCCGGGACAACCATACAAATCCCCTCCTCAACAAGAAAAACTTAATCCGTTTGCAAGTACGGAGGAGGATATATTAAAGAAAATAGACTTTAATAGTGGAAAATTAGATAAACAAATTGTTTCAACATTTGCTGGAATATCACCTTTGTTTGCTAAGGAAGTACTCTTTCAAGCAGGATTACCTAATCGAACAACGCTCCCTAACGCCTTTTTTTCCTTGCTTCAATTGGTGAAATCAGCGAATTACTCTCCTTCCATTACATATGGGAACAAGGAACATTTTTATATGATTCCTTTGAATCACCTTGAAGGAGAAACGAAGGCATTCACTACATTAAGTGACATGCTCGATCGCTTCTTTTACCAAAAAGCGGCTCGTGATCGCGTCAAACAACAAGCACATGATCTCGAACGTTTCTTAAAAAATGAACGTGAAAAGAACATGTCAAAAATTAAGAAATTAGAAAAGACTTTACATGATGCACAACAAGCAAATGACTTCCAGCTCCGCGGCGAACTATTAACGGCCAATTTATTTGCCGTAAGCAAAGGAATGACATCTGTAGAAGTAGTGAATTATTACGACAATAACGGAGAAACCTTGGAAATTGAGCTTAACCCGTTAAAAAGTCCTAGTGAGAATGCCCAGAGATATTTCACTAAATATCAAAAGGCTAAAAATGCTTTAGAAATTGTAAAAGAACAAATTAATAAAGCGGAAGAAGAAATAAAATATTTTGATATTTTAATTCAACAAATTGAAAGTGCCTCCCCTAAAGATGTCGAGGAAATGCGTGAAGAATTAGTCGAAGAGGGATATTTGCGCTTTAAAAGTGAAGCGAAGAAAAAGAAGAAAGTAAATGGAAAACCACAATTAGAAGAATTTCTTTCTACAGACGGTGACCTCATTTACGTTGGAAAAAATAATAAGCAAAATGATTATTTAACGAATCGTTTTGCTAATAAGAACGATATATGGCTTCATACAAAGGATATTCCAGGCTCACATGTTGTCATCAAAAACCCTGCTCCTTCAGACGTTACGATTCAAGAAGCCGCAGTGCTAGCTGCCTATAATAGCAAGGGAAGAGAATCTAGCTCCGTTCCTGTCGATTACACACAAATCCGCTATGTGAAAAAACCTAATGGAGCAAAACCTGGATTTGTGATATACGATCATCAGCAAACCGTTTATGTTACACCTAACATTGATCAAGTCCGCAAACTTAAGAAATAA